The genomic stretch TTACCATACAATACCGTTGCCACGACAACCAGACCCGCTATTTAATTGAAGTGGAAAATCCGGAAAGTGTTGAAGTAGGTATTTCAGCAGCTTCCATAGATGGTATGACTTGCGTGATAGAGGAGGATGTCCTGGCCAAAATTCCAATTATTACGGATGGTAAAACACATCGTGTTGTCATCCGCATGGGAAAACCACCTTCCTCTCCCCCTAATATGCGCAATGGCAGGCCTCTTTCAGCAGAGGCAACAAAGGAGAATACGGAACAGGTTTATACCACGCAATTGTTTAAATAAAGTTAGCCATGATGTATCCAAAAGGGTTTGTTTGGGGTTGTGCTACATCTGCCTATCAAATAGAAGGTGCCGCAGAAGAAGATGGAAAAGGGCTGAGTATTTGGGATACGTTTTCGAGGATGCCGGGCAATGTCTGGCAGAATCAAAACGGGGACCGTGCCTGTGATCATTACCACCGCTGGCAAGAAGACCTTAACCTGATCCATTCGCTGGGCTTCCAGTCCTATCGCTTTAGTTTGGCATGGAGCCGGATTTTGCCCGATGGCACGGGTTCCGTGAACGAAAAAGGGTTAGATTTCTACCGCCGTCTGACGGATGGCTTGCTTGAACGTGGCCTGATTCCCAATATCACCTTATATCATTGGGACTTGCCGCAAGCATTAGGTGAACGTGGTGGGTGGGTACATCCAGACAGTGCAGATTGGTTTGTTGAATATGCAGGAGTGGTCTTTAACGCGCTCGGAGACCGTGTTCCGCTCTGGACCACCCTCAATGAGCCTTGGGTGACGGCCCATGAAGGCTATTTGATGGGAAATCATGCACCCGGTCACCGCAATAAATACGAAACGGCAAAAGTGGTGCAGAACCTTTTGCGTGCAAGTGGAAAAGCCATTCAGTTGTATAAAACCATCGGACATCAGCAAATTGGATTGGTGGTGAATCTGGAGCCTAAAAAACCAGCTCGTTCAGAGAAAGCAGATGTGGAAGTGGCTGCACTGATGGATGCTTATATGAACCAACAGTACTTAGATCCTGTGTATTTCGGTACGTTTCCTGAAGCGGTAAAGGCGTTTTATGGTGCTGCATGGAAAGAGCCAACGGCTGAGGATTGGGCATGGATCTATACCCAACCGGACTTTCTTGGGATCAACTTTTATGCACAGGGTCTCACCGCTGCCGATCCTTCCGATCCTTTATTTGGTGCCCAAAAAGTACTGCAACCACGTCATACTTATACCGAAATGGGCTGGGAGGTATATGCTCCTGCACTCCGAGAACTTTTGGTATGGGTCAGCGAGCGATACGGCCAACCGCCTATCTGGATCACAGAAAACGGGGCGGCCTTTTACGACCCGCCAGTGGCTTTTACCGATGTTGTGGAGGATCCGCTTCGGGTGGCCTATTTCAGCCAACATTTGCAAGCCTTGCAAGAGGCCATTCGAGCGGGGGCAAATGTGCGGGGTTATTACGCATGGTCCTTACTGGATAACTTTGAGTGGGGATACGGTTATAGTAAACGGTTTGGTATTGTTCATGTGGATTTTGAAACCCAGAAGCGGACGCCAAAGTCGAGTGCTCGTTTTTTACAGGATCATATCCTTCGCCACACTAAAGGGTAAGCCATTACGGGAGTGGCATCCCTTGCGAGACAATAAACAACCGATACCAAGCCTCACGAGACAATTTAACCAGATCAGCCGCCGCAACTGCACGAATGCGCTTAGGGTTAAGGGTTCCAATTATCGGTAAAATCTTTGCAGGATGACACAGCAACCATGCAAGGGCAACGGCTTCCGGCGTGGTTTGGTGGTGTTCGGCCATTTCCCAAATGAGGGCAGCGGTTAGTTTAGCGGCGGGATCTGCCTGCCCTGTTGTATCCAAAAGTCGCCCGCCTGCCAAAGGCGCCCATGCCTGAACCTGAAGTTGGTGTAGGCGGCAATAATCCAAAGTATTACTGGTAAGGCTATACACGCCGTCGTTTCGGTTAAACCAAACCCCTTCGGCAATCAGGTGTGGGTGTGCAAGGCCGAGTTGTACCTGATTGACCACCAGCGGCTGTGTGA from Bacteroidetes Order II. bacterium encodes the following:
- a CDS encoding beta-glucosidase, with the translated sequence MMYPKGFVWGCATSAYQIEGAAEEDGKGLSIWDTFSRMPGNVWQNQNGDRACDHYHRWQEDLNLIHSLGFQSYRFSLAWSRILPDGTGSVNEKGLDFYRRLTDGLLERGLIPNITLYHWDLPQALGERGGWVHPDSADWFVEYAGVVFNALGDRVPLWTTLNEPWVTAHEGYLMGNHAPGHRNKYETAKVVQNLLRASGKAIQLYKTIGHQQIGLVVNLEPKKPARSEKADVEVAALMDAYMNQQYLDPVYFGTFPEAVKAFYGAAWKEPTAEDWAWIYTQPDFLGINFYAQGLTAADPSDPLFGAQKVLQPRHTYTEMGWEVYAPALRELLVWVSERYGQPPIWITENGAAFYDPPVAFTDVVEDPLRVAYFSQHLQALQEAIRAGANVRGYYAWSLLDNFEWGYGYSKRFGIVHVDFETQKRTPKSSARFLQDHILRHTKG